AGAGCCAGCGCAAGGCCCGCACGCCTGCCAGGTCCCCCAGTGCCAGGCGGTCCAGAGCGTTGTCCTGCAAGTGCAGGGAGAAGAGGCTGGGCAGGGCGCGCAGGGCGGCCCCTGGCACCTGCAGGAAGCGGTTGCGCTCCAGGTACAGGTAGCCCAGGCAGGGCGCCCCTTCGAGGGAGGCGGCGCTGAGGCTGGAGAGCATGTTGTCCGAGAGGTAGAGGTAGAGCAGGCTGCCCAGCCCCGCCAGGGCGCCTGCCTCCAGCTCCGTGATGCCGCAGTGCTGCAGGTGCAGCGACACCAGCTGGCCCAGGCCCGGGAAGGCCTCTCGGGGCACCAAGGGGAAGTGGTTCTGCCTCAGGTCCAGGAGCTGGGTGTCGTTGGGGAAGCCGCGGGGCACGAACTGCAGGCCGCGGCCCTCACAGCTGCTGTGCCGGGACTCAGGGGCGCACACGCAGGCGCGCGGGCAGGGCCCGGCCTCCCCAGCCTTCTCCTTGGAGGTGCCGGCAGGGGCACGGGGCCGCGCGGCcgccacctcctcctcttcctcctccgccCCGGCTCGGGGGCAGCGCAGGTCCGAGGGCCGCAGGGCGTCCAGGGCCTCGCCGCGCAGGCGCCGTGGCCCCCCGCACGCGCCGTCCGAGCGCACGCGCGCCCGCGCCAGCCACTGGAGCAGGGGCCGAGCCCGGCAGTCGCACCGCAGCGGGTTCCCCTGCAGCCGCAGCCGGCGCAGCTGCCCCGGGCCCTGCAGCGGCTGCAGGGCATCCAGCTGGTTCCCACGGAGGTCCAGGGTGTGCAGGCGGGGGCAGtgggcaaaggccctggggtccAGGGCCTGCAGGGCCCCGTGGTCCAGCCTCAGCTCCCGCAGGCCGGGCAGCACCAGCCCGTCCTCCTCGCTCGTGTAGGTGAAGGGGTTGTGGCCCAGCTCGAGGCGGGCCAGGCCGCGGGCCTGGGACAAGGTCGCCCCGGGCAGGGACTGCAGCTCATTGTGGTGCAGGCTGAGCCGGCGCAGGGCGGGCAGGCCGGCCAGGGCGTCGGGGGCCAGCACGCTGAGCGCGTTGTGGGACAGCTGCAGCCAGCGGGCGCGCACCAGCCCCTGGAAGGCCATGGCAGGCAGGTAGACGAGGGCGTTGTGGGCCAGATTCAGCGTGGCCAGCGCGCCCAGCGCCCCGAACGTCCCCGGCCGCAGCTCCTCCAGCAGGTTCCCCTCCAGCTCCAGCCGCCGCAGCGAGCCTAGCCCGTCCAGCGCCTCCTGGGGCAGCGCGTTCAGGCGGTTGAAGGCCAGGTTGAGGAGGAGCAGGCGACCCAGGCCTCGGAAGGCACCCTCGGCCACCAGCTCCACCTGGCAGTGCCGCAGGTCCAGGTGTGTCAGGTAAGGCAGGTCCCGGAAGGCAGCTGGGGGGATCAGCTTCAGCATGTTGCCCTGGAGGTCCAGCCGCTGGGTCAGCTGAGCAGGGAGAGGTAGGGGAAGCTGAGCGGCACCAGGACCACGGCCTGTGCCCCTTGCTAACCctggcctttgcacgtgctgttccctcACCTGGAACACTCTCTTCCCCCTCACGTTTCCTTCATTCTCTTCATCCTGCTCCCTgacacctcctcctggaagccttcctcCCCAGCTGCCTGGGTATCCGCTACTCTAGCACTTTTCACATTGAATTGTCACTGCCCCTTTACTTTCACTCTTCTCCTCTAGGTCTTGACTCCATAGGACAGAGACCATACCTTAGTCCAGTATATCCCCAGTTCTCTGCCACAAGGCCTGTAATTAACTCAATGCTGTATCTATATAGGTTACCTAACTTGTTCCAGTTGCATAGCATTTTAAATAGATGTCTCCCTGTTGTTggttattatcattcccattttacagatgtgaagactgaggctcagagaggaaaagtgaCTTGCCAAGGCCTCCCAGCCTGGCAATGGCAGATCCACTGGTGCCAGCCCAGGCTCCTCCTgctgtcctccccaccccatcttgcCCTGCTGACCTCAGGGATGGCATTCGGCACCTCGGTGAGGTTCTGGTGCCGGCAGGCAACATGCCGCCTGGAATTGTCGCAGATGCAGGTCTGTGGGCAGCGCTGGGCAGCTGCATGCCAGGTTGGCCCCAGTGGCAGCAGCAGAGGAAGCAGCAGCACCACGGAGACACTCTGGGGCCTGGCAGAGAGAAGAAGGGTCAGGTGTTCACAGGAGCAAGGGTCCCACACTGTCCACTCACTGAGCCCCAGCTCTTGTCCCAGAGCCCCTCAGATGTCTTCCTCCTTTGGCCCTAGGGAAGCTGTCATTACCCTGAGCCTCCAACCCCTCCACAGAGCAGAGATTGCAttgttatccctgttttacaccagaggaaacaggctcagaaaggcGACCTGGCAAGTCCCTTTGATTGTCTGCCCAGTGGCTCACTGAGGCCTTGCCGAATGCAGTTCAGCGGTGTGCCCAGGCTGTGCAGAGGTCCCCGGGTCCAGGGGGAGGTGTGTCCTCCCAGGGTGAGGTTGGCGGTGGAGAGAGAATCAGCCGTTCCTCAGACAGAGGTGGCATCAGCACCACGGTGGCAGGGAGCATGATGGCACCCACCTCGAGAAGACAGCCTGGCAGCCGGAGGGGAGGACCCAGGGCTAGCCCAAGTTGTGAGGCACGACTTGGGGGACCAGGTGTCGTGGGATCCGAGAGCCCTGAGGAGCCTTAATGGCTGGTCAGAGCCACCCTGACAGGCAAGCAGGTGGCTCCGACTTCTCTCCTGTTTATTCGTCTGTTGTCCTCTCTTCATCTTAGTGCCACCCCGCTGGCCTGGACTGGGATGGGGGGAACTGCGGGTATGGCCTTGGGGCTGTGCTTTGGGCAAGGTCTGTCCACTTTCCTGTCTGTCCATCCACTCCCCGTCTACCCAATACCCAGCTGGACCCCTTTACCTCACAACTACCGCCTGCCTCTCCACAGGGACGACCGTGCCACGGTGGCACTCCTGGCTTCCCGACTTCCGCTCACCACCAACAACCAAAGGGAACTTTCCAAGATACAGACGGGCCCTGACACCCCCGGCTGAAAACCCTCCAGCCTCTCCTCACTGCCTTTGCTGGGAAATCCTGACTCCTGATTCCCCAACTGGTACCTGCTCAGATCCTTCAGTGTCACCCTGGGCTCCCCCACCATCAGCACGCAAAgcagctccctcctctctgcctcaccagcttttccctctgccctcagctcTCTGAGCAATCCTTCCTGATCCCTGGGCTGACTCCCACCCTGAGCCTCCCCTATTTCCACTCACTGGATTGGCTGTCACCATGCGGTTTTCAGTTTCCTTGGGGTCCCAGGGTCCAGCCCGGCCTTGGGGCTGGTGGCATCCTGTAGAGCTGTAGTGAGGCTGAGGCTCAGGGCAGGTcgggggg
The genomic region above belongs to Balaenoptera musculus isolate JJ_BM4_2016_0621 chromosome 10, mBalMus1.pri.v3, whole genome shotgun sequence and contains:
- the CHADL gene encoding chondroadherin-like protein; the protein is MAGPQSVSVVLLLPLLLPLGPTWHAAAQRCPQTCICDNSRRHVACRHQNLTEVPNAIPELTQRLDLQGNMLKLIPPAAFRDLPYLTHLDLRHCQVELVAEGAFRGLGRLLLLNLAFNRLNALPQEALDGLGSLRRLELEGNLLEELRPGTFGALGALATLNLAHNALVYLPAMAFQGLVRARWLQLSHNALSVLAPDALAGLPALRRLSLHHNELQSLPGATLSQARGLARLELGHNPFTYTSEEDGLVLPGLRELRLDHGALQALDPRAFAHCPRLHTLDLRGNQLDALQPLQGPGQLRRLRLQGNPLRCDCRARPLLQWLARARVRSDGACGGPRRLRGEALDALRPSDLRCPRAGAEEEEEEVAAARPRAPAGTSKEKAGEAGPCPRACVCAPESRHSSCEGRGLQFVPRGFPNDTQLLDLRQNHFPLVPREAFPGLGQLVSLHLQHCGITELEAGALAGLGSLLYLYLSDNMLSSLSAASLEGAPCLGYLYLERNRFLQVPGAALRALPSLFSLHLQDNALDRLALGDLAGVRALRWLYLSGNRITEVSPGALGPAQELEKLHLDRNELREVPTAALEGLPALLELQLSGNPLRALRDGAFWPVGRSLQHLFLNSSGLEQISPGAFSGLGPRLQSLHLQKNQLQALPALPGLSQLELIDLSGNPFHCDCQLLPLHRWLTGLNLRVGATCAAPPSARGQRVKAAAAVFEACPGWAARKAKRTPAPRPSAQRTPMRGRRQGANKVGRGQVAASSQEYQGIEEG